The Pseudomonadota bacterium nucleotide sequence GCATCGGGATCAGCATAAAGACGACGTGCAACGATAAGCCTTTGAAGTGGGCGGGCGTCAGATCGAGTTCCAGCAACGCAACGGTTGTTGTGACGTGGCCGTTCAGGGCGGCCGCTTCGAACGAGTTGGTCATGTTCGCACCGCCGACCGTATCGAAGACGACGTCAAAACCTGCACCGTCAGTGTACCTAGACACGTACTCCGCGACTGGCTCGGTCTTAAAGTCGATGGCCGTAGCGCCGTATCCAGAGACAATATCCATCTGGCTCCTACCGGTGCCGGTCGCAAAAACTTGAGCACCGAGATGTCTGGCCAACTGCACGGCGACGTGTCCGACGCCACCGGCGCCGCCATGGACCAGGACCTTCTGGTCCTTCTTGACACCTGCCCGATGGAGTCCTTCGTAGGCAGTGATGCCAACCAGCGGCAGAGCCGCCGCCTCGCGCATCG carries:
- a CDS encoding zinc-binding dehydrogenase; its protein translation is MREAAALPLVGITAYEGLHRAGVKKDQKVLVHGGAGGVGHVAVQLARHLGAQVFATGTGRSQMDIVSGYGATAIDFKTEPVAEYVSRYTDGAGFDVVFDTVGGANMTNSFEAAALNGHVTTTVALLELDLTPAHFKGLSLHVVFMLIPMLYDYKRDDHGAILAKLAEIVDEGGLTPLLDEQTFGFSDVGSAYDRLTSGQAIGKVVVEI